From the Entomomonas sp. E2T0 genome, one window contains:
- the rpmC gene encoding 50S ribosomal protein L29, producing MKLKQRREEVRNLSVEQINEQIMGLLRDQFNLRMQKATGQLGQVHLLKQVKRDIARLKTELTAKQKQAGK from the coding sequence ATGAAATTAAAACAAAGACGTGAAGAAGTACGGAATCTTTCCGTAGAACAAATTAACGAGCAAATCATGGGCTTATTGCGTGATCAGTTTAATTTGCGTATGCAAAAAGCGACTGGTCAATTAGGTCAAGTTCACTTGCTCAAACAGGTTAAACGTGATATCGCTCGCCTTAAAACCGAGTTGACCGCGAAGCAGAAGCAGGCAGGTAAGTGA
- the rpsQ gene encoding 30S ribosomal protein S17: MAEAQKTVRTLMGRVTSDKMDKTITVLIERRVKHPIYGKYVKRSTKLHAHDETNQCRIGDTVTIRETRPLSKTKAWTLVEVVERADAV; the protein is encoded by the coding sequence ATGGCTGAAGCTCAAAAAACCGTTCGCACGCTTATGGGTCGTGTGACTAGCGATAAAATGGACAAAACAATTACTGTATTGATTGAGCGTCGTGTAAAACACCCAATCTATGGTAAGTATGTTAAACGTTCTACTAAATTACATGCGCACGATGAGACTAATCAATGTCGCATTGGCGACACAGTTACCATTCGTGAAACACGTCCACTATCCAAGACTAAAGCTTGGACATTAGTGGAAGTTGTTGAACGCGCGGACGCAGTGTAA
- the rplN gene encoding 50S ribosomal protein L14, whose protein sequence is MIQTQSMLDVADNSGARRVMCIKVLGGSHRRYAAVGDIIKVAVKEAIPRGKVKKGQVMTAVVVRTRHGVRRQDGSLIRFDDNAAVLLNNKQEPIGTRIFGPVTRELRTEKFMKIVSLAPEVL, encoded by the coding sequence ATGATTCAGACTCAATCAATGCTAGATGTGGCAGATAACAGTGGTGCACGTCGTGTGATGTGTATCAAAGTATTAGGTGGTTCTCACCGTCGTTATGCTGCTGTGGGTGACATCATTAAGGTAGCTGTGAAAGAAGCCATCCCACGTGGTAAAGTTAAAAAAGGGCAAGTGATGACTGCGGTAGTTGTACGTACTCGTCATGGTGTTCGTCGTCAAGATGGTTCTTTAATCCGTTTTGATGATAACGCAGCTGTGTTATTAAACAATAAGCAAGAGCCGATTGGTACCCGTATCTTTGGACCAGTAACTCGTGAACTTCGTACTGAGAAGTTTATGAAAATCGTCTCACTTGCTCCAGAAGTGTTGTAA
- the rplX gene encoding 50S ribosomal protein L24 yields MKKIRRDDEIIVIAGKDKGKRGRIVKVLADDRVIVSGINMVKRHTKPNPQAGTQGGIVEKEAPLHISNVAIFNSETSKADRVGFKFEDGVKVRIFKSNQQPIDA; encoded by the coding sequence ATGAAGAAGATTCGTCGAGATGACGAAATTATCGTCATCGCCGGTAAAGATAAAGGTAAGCGCGGCCGTATTGTTAAAGTGCTTGCTGATGATCGTGTGATTGTAAGTGGTATTAATATGGTTAAACGCCATACTAAGCCTAATCCACAAGCTGGTACTCAAGGCGGTATTGTTGAGAAAGAAGCACCTTTGCATATCTCTAACGTTGCTATTTTCAATTCTGAAACTAGCAAAGCAGATCGCGTAGGTTTTAAATTTGAAGATGGTGTTAAGGTTCGTATCTTCAAGTCCAATCAACAACCGATTGATGCTTGA
- the rplE gene encoding 50S ribosomal protein L5: MARLEKVYKEQILPKLKDELKLANVMEVPRITKITLNMGLGEAIGDKKVIENALADLEKITGQKAVVTKARKSIAGFKVREGWPIGIKVTLRRDRMYEFLDRLISISLPRVRDFRGLNAKSFDGRGNYSMGVKEQIIFPEIDYDKIDALRGLDITVTTTARTDEEGRALLRAFNFPFRN, encoded by the coding sequence ATGGCACGTCTAGAAAAAGTTTATAAAGAACAAATTCTTCCTAAATTAAAGGATGAATTAAAATTAGCTAATGTGATGGAAGTTCCTCGCATTACCAAAATCACCCTTAACATGGGGCTTGGTGAAGCAATTGGCGATAAAAAAGTAATTGAAAATGCTTTAGCTGATCTTGAGAAAATCACAGGTCAAAAAGCAGTGGTTACTAAAGCGCGTAAATCAATTGCGGGTTTCAAGGTTCGTGAAGGTTGGCCAATTGGTATTAAGGTAACTTTACGTCGTGATCGTATGTATGAGTTTTTGGATCGTTTGATTTCGATCTCTTTACCACGTGTACGTGACTTCCGTGGCTTAAATGCCAAGTCTTTTGACGGACGCGGAAATTACAGCATGGGTGTAAAAGAACAAATCATTTTCCCAGAAATTGATTACGATAAAATTGATGCTTTACGTGGTTTAGATATTACTGTAACCACTACAGCGCGTACGGATGAAGAAGGGCGTGCATTATTACGTGCATTTAACTTCCCATTCCGTAACTAG
- the rpsN gene encoding 30S ribosomal protein S14, translating into MAKMSMKNRELKRQQTVAKYAEKRAALKAIIVNPKSTDEERWEAQVALQKQPRDASKSRIRNRCRITGRPHGVYRKFGLGRNKLREAAMRGDVPGLVKASW; encoded by the coding sequence ATGGCTAAAATGAGCATGAAAAACCGTGAATTGAAACGTCAACAAACGGTTGCTAAATACGCTGAAAAGCGTGCTGCTTTAAAAGCAATTATTGTTAACCCAAAGTCTACTGATGAAGAGCGTTGGGAAGCACAAGTTGCTTTACAAAAACAACCTCGTGATGCAAGTAAATCACGTATTCGTAACCGTTGCCGTATTACTGGCCGTCCACACGGTGTATACCGTAAGTTCGGTTTAGGACGTAACAAGTTACGTGAAGCAGCAATGCGCGGTGATGTGCCAGGTTTAGTGAAAGCTAGCTGGTAA
- the rpsH gene encoding 30S ribosomal protein S8, translating into MSMQDPLADMLTRIRNAQMAEKSVVSMPSSKLKVAVAKVLQDEGYIQGYSVSESVKPELTIELKYFEGRPVIEELKRASRPGLRNYKSASELPKVRGGLGVSIISTNKGVMTDRAARAAGVGGEVLCTVF; encoded by the coding sequence ATGAGTATGCAGGACCCGTTAGCTGATATGCTAACCCGTATCCGTAATGCCCAAATGGCTGAAAAGTCAGTTGTAAGCATGCCATCCTCTAAATTAAAGGTGGCTGTAGCCAAAGTTCTTCAAGACGAAGGTTACATTCAAGGGTACTCAGTTAGTGAAAGCGTAAAACCCGAGTTGACTATCGAATTAAAATATTTCGAAGGTCGTCCCGTTATTGAAGAACTTAAAAGAGCTAGTCGTCCAGGCTTACGTAACTACAAGTCAGCTTCTGAGCTGCCAAAAGTACGTGGTGGTCTAGGTGTATCTATCATCTCTACCAATAAAGGTGTGATGACTGATCGTGCTGCTCGCGCTGCCGGTGTTGGTGGCGAAGTACTTTGTACAGTATTCTAA
- the rplF gene encoding 50S ribosomal protein L6, producing MSRVAKNPVTIPAGVEVKIAGDQFSVKGPKGTLEMKIHPAVEITQDGAELKFALRENAELKVKAMSGTTRALVNNMVLGVSQGFERKLLLNGVGYRAQAKGEVLNLTLGFSHPIDYQLPAGVTAETPTQTEILIKGIDKQLVGQVAAEVRGFRPPEPYKGKGVRYADETVHRKEAKKK from the coding sequence ATGTCACGCGTTGCTAAGAATCCCGTTACTATTCCAGCAGGGGTTGAAGTTAAAATCGCTGGAGATCAATTTTCAGTTAAAGGCCCAAAAGGTACTTTAGAAATGAAAATTCATCCTGCCGTAGAAATTACTCAGGATGGTGCTGAATTAAAATTTGCCTTACGTGAAAATGCTGAACTTAAAGTGAAAGCAATGTCTGGTACTACTCGCGCCTTAGTTAATAATATGGTGTTAGGTGTTAGTCAAGGCTTTGAGCGTAAACTATTATTAAATGGTGTTGGTTACAGAGCACAAGCTAAAGGTGAAGTTTTAAACTTAACCTTAGGTTTTTCGCATCCAATCGATTACCAATTACCTGCAGGTGTTACTGCAGAAACGCCTACTCAAACTGAAATTTTGATTAAAGGCATTGATAAACAACTAGTTGGACAAGTAGCAGCTGAAGTTCGCGGTTTCCGTCCACCAGAACCATACAAAGGTAAAGGTGTTCGTTATGCAGATGAAACTGTCCATCGTAAAGAAGCTAAGAAGAAGTAG
- the rplR gene encoding 50S ribosomal protein L18 produces the protein MSDKKETRLRRARQARLRMRELEVVRLCVYRSSQHIYAQVIAADGGKVLACASTLDKELRDGATGNIEAAKKVGQLIATRAKAAGVTKLAFDRSGFKYHGRVKALADAAREGGLEF, from the coding sequence ATGAGCGACAAAAAAGAAACTCGTTTGCGCCGTGCACGTCAAGCACGTTTAAGAATGCGCGAGCTGGAAGTTGTACGTCTCTGCGTGTACCGCTCTTCCCAGCATATTTATGCGCAGGTTATTGCAGCTGATGGTGGCAAAGTATTAGCTTGTGCTTCTACGCTGGATAAAGAATTGCGTGATGGTGCAACAGGTAATATTGAGGCAGCTAAAAAAGTAGGTCAATTAATTGCGACTCGTGCTAAAGCTGCTGGTGTAACCAAACTAGCCTTTGACCGTTCTGGTTTTAAATATCATGGTCGCGTGAAGGCGTTAGCTGATGCTGCTCGTGAAGGCGGGTTGGAGTTCTAA